One Eulemur rufifrons isolate Redbay chromosome 12, OSU_ERuf_1, whole genome shotgun sequence genomic window carries:
- the RP1L1 gene encoding retinitis pigmentosa 1-like 1 protein translates to MNSTLREAQAPSHRECLLPSVARTPSVTQVAPAKKITFLKRGDPRFAGVRLAVHQRAFKTFSALMDELSQRVPLSFGVRSVTTPRGLHGLSALEQLEDGGYYLCSDKKPPKTPGGPGRPQGRSPSAQQSRDFEGQPEAPGTSSSSKGPKAPRRILLVKNGDPRFQQMVVLSPRDTRNLAAFLSKASGVLHFPVKQVYTISGKKVDSLQTLPPVLVCAGHEAFRPLAMEDARRNGTETLSGLASRNKNGSWGPKAKRSVIHARSRPGSRPRRSSLLSERSGLSDPPASLHRAWVGRAPDGHPQDTPAQPGPLVASDGVKKKVRVNEDGSLDVEMKVRFHLLGEDTLLWSRRMGRACGEGPDLGEVDPLCCVWEGHPGGCSETWGPRPCGAECQEACGRGGQSGPRYEIWTNPLHAAQGARLASRRRSGLAQQPHCRGPCGQGATLRGRRWDSVSSASSSSHPEGSEPDSSCCPRTPEGSVDSGGLSAQSRATREAGPCPEAAGLGSRGAKAPPSASSAGEQGRQHQGCLGETRAETSQREVTQGGGPSSPGLSPSALRNKDLQTETCGQGTGCRQARWGSLTRLPLAPGSSGSWDPDGGSPPPPACASAHRGTRKQRTRLSAVAPPSSPGLGQVAWRGHARQCHHCRDTHCLPDSPAAQPAPRPPDRGGACPEGPARLSESSWSTQTQASRDRRAPSSGSLHSQDLPAASSASTSPASHSDCASGSCHGDAPSAGWAGDAGSRVESPTPAPPHTPNSCSQARAGGQGTEAGGTPEPSSPLALQVERPDRGEAGAHRGNCCSQTGEPPVQGGPGGNTQALWAPSSEATWVCSRYCPTPPRGRPCAQRRPSSCGSSGSCHGAARGRGDSRQGEESPAVGCMLAPDPRGGSQGKTAGGGGGREEQEEGGGASPAALPHTSPDAVVREWLGNIPEEPVLLKYEMVDEATDVAGDGPESPKEDPGDGRSPEGPGDLAQARPQPPEGDAGENPEPDGALPGTGSACPSSGEGPSQGAALGGEPKAFAEARVGGGVAVGRAVPLRVLPARVSVSTQIMKALMGSKHGRPSSLPEVSGPAARRLSRSAGALITCLAQLHFFDEDLGSPAGKVRFADSPRYQELLSLSRALWPGCDLGHSQPDSSLQELPWSQALPGLGSHAVTEDLTPTSSSGVDLSSGSGGSGEGSVPCASDCVRGLERVEQPQKASCQRPDSRGSENAEHLGNPRPSCCPASPDAQAPSEGRAEGDGGEPGLGGPPGQAVGHATQEEGVQLEETRGGLEGEAGREEGLPEEGRVGRPGGDDEGQEEELGRASALAARTEEPTGPPGQLSKRDPRAREDERGLQFEPGLEDPPGAAGVGHGQAPASPLRGAGEKGTPVACGRVSLDPDPIWASAMLKKMAKAFMAHLAGAVAELRARWSLQDHPLLDQMVAELQQDVGRRLQDGTQRELRQMQSRVGRRAPGPPREALSGELSLQTERRRRCLRGLRNLSAFSECTRGLASLSLEDGPALGTALGTRLGGVAEPEEFCPCEACMRKKVSPVSPKDTVGTTRAPIKEAFDLQQILQKRGGCSSGDKAEVAPEKTRTEQLQEDPSSTRPSRGADDGLELGPGVQGEEGQGSQRRRRDDSCQPEGAAGAGCWEEREDVAAPTREGNSPASVGSNPGTAEGEEARDQGSGGEDGLEGEASARGDQDPAGQSEDAEGTGAQEADGEGRPGSGGGTQGVREGSPLVGPEQGQSEDASENGRPASPPTPGGDSPRQSPDPQTGASSSSPPCLGSCSQIGSGDGASGDARITEAESEEVPPAERKVTRMYPESSTSEQEGAPSRPQTPEQGPGKGSGLRDEEAATSRPSTGVAGRADGFGQDDLDF, encoded by the exons ATGAACAGCACCCTGAGGGAAGCCCAGGCCCCAAGCCACCGCGAGTGCCTCCTGCCCTCTGTGGCTCGCAccccctctgtcacccaggtcgCACCAGCCAAGAAGATAACCTTCCTCAAGCGAGGGGACCCCCGCTTTGCCGGGGTGCGCCTGGCTGTTCACCAGCGCGCCTTCAAGACCTTCAGCGCCCTGATGGACGAGCTCTCCCAGCGCGTGCCTCTCTCCTTCGGGGTGCGCTCCGTCACCACGCCCCGGGGCCTGCATGGCCTCAGCGCCCTGGAGCAGCTGGAAGATGGCGGCTACTACCTCTGCTCTGATAAGAAGCCCCCCAAGACCCCCGGTGGGCCAGGCCGCCCGCAGGGGAGAAGCCCCTCTGCTCAGCAGTCGCGGGATTTTGAAGGCCAGCCGGAGGCACCGGGAACATCCTCCTCCTCGAAGGGTCCCAAAGCCCCAAGGAGGATCCTGCTGGTTAAGAACGGGGACCCTAGATTCCAGCAGATGGTGGTTCTCAGTCCCAGAGACACTCGGAACCTGGCGGCCTTCCTCAGCAAAGCCTCAGGTGTTCTGCACTTCCCCGTGAAGCAGGTGTACACGATCAGCGGGAAAAAG GTGGACTCCCTGCAGACCCTGCCGCCCGTGCTGGTGTGTGCCGGCCACGAGGCCTTCAGACCTCTGGCCATGGAAGATGCCAGAAGAAACGGGACTGAAACTTTATCTGGGCTGGCTTCAAGGAACAAAAATG GGAGCTGGGGGCCAAAGGCCAAGCGGAGCGTGATCCACGCAAGGTCCAGGCCGGGCAGCAGGCCGCGGCGGTCCTCCTTGCTGTCGGAGAGGTCTGGGCTCAGTGACCCCCCGGCGTCCCTGCATCGAGCCTGGGTGGGCCGTGCCCCCGATGGGCACCCTCAGGACACgcctgcccagcctggccccttGGTGGCCAGCGACGGCGTGAAGAAGAAGGTGCGCGTGAACGAGGACGGCAGCCTGGACGTGGAGATGAAAGTCCGCTTCCACCTGCTCGGCGAGGACACGCTCCTGTGGTCCCGGAGGATGGGGAGGGCCTGCGGGGAGGGCCCCGACCTGGGGGAGGTGGACCCCCTCTGCTGCGTGTGGGAGGGCCACCCTGGGGGCTGCTCGGAGACGTGGGGGCCGAGGCCCTGTGGGGCAGAATGCCAGGAAGCCTGCGGCCGAGGTGGGCAGTCGGGACCCAGATACGAGATCTGGACAAACCCCCTGCACGCAGCCCAGGGGGCCAGGCTGGCTTCTCGGAGGAGGTCGGGGCTGGCCCAGCAGCCCCACTGCAGGGGCCCCTGCGGCCAAGGGGCCACCCTCCGGGGGAGACGCTGGGACAGCGTCAGCTCAGCCTCTAGCTCCAGCCACCCCGAGGGCTCGGAGCCAGACTCCTCTTGCTGCCCCAGGACCCCAGAGGGCAGTGTGGACAGCGGTGGCCTCTCTGCCCAGAGCAGGGCCACGCGGGAAGCTGGCCCGTGCCCAGAGGCAGCGGGGCTGGGCAGCCGGGGCGCCAAAGCGCCTCCTTCTGCCTCGTCGGCCGGCGAGCAGGGCAGGCAGCACCAGGGCTGCTTGGGCGAGACAAGGGCTGAGACTTCCCAGCGGGAGGTCACCCAGGGAGGTGGCCCCAGTTCTCCCGGCCTGAGTCCCTCAGCTTTAAGGAACAAGGACCTGCAGACAGAGACCTGCGGGCAGGGCACCGGGTGCCGCCAGGCCAGGTGGGGGTCTCTGACGCGGCTGCCCCTGGCCCCCGGCAGTTCAGGCTCCTGGGACCCAGACGGAGGttctcccccacctcctgcctgtgCCTCGGCCCATCGGGGGACAAGAAAGCAGAGGACCCGCCTTAGTGCCGTGGCCCCACCCAGCTCTCCTGGCCTTGGCCAAGTGGCTTGGAGAGGCCATGCCAGGCAGTGTCACCACTGCAGGGACACCCACTGCCTGCCGGACTCACCTGCAGCCCAGCCAGCACCCAGGCCTCCCGACCGAGGAGGGGCCTGCCCGGAGGGCCCGGCACGACTTTCCGAAAGCTCCTGGAGCACCCAGACACAGGCCTCCAGGGACCGGAGGGCCCCCTCCTCGGGCTCTCTGCATTCCCAGGACCTGCCCGCGGCCAGCAGTGCCAGCACCTCTCCTGCAAGCCACTCGGACTGCGCTTCTGGTTCCTGCCACGGCGATGCTCCCTCTGCCGGGTGGGCAGGGGACGCGGGGTCCAGGGTGGAGTCCCCGACTCCCGCTCCTCCCCACACACCGAACTCCTGCTCTCAGGCTAGGGCTGGCGGCcaggggacagaggcaggggGCACCCCCGAGCCTTCCTCGCCCTTGGCCCTGCAGGTGGAACGGCCTGACCgaggggaggcaggagcccaCCGAGGCAACTGCTGCTCACAGACCGGGGAGCCCCCGGTGCAAGGGGGCCCCGGTGGCAACACACAGGCGTTGTGGGCACCGTCCTCCGAGGCCACCTGGGTGTGCAGCAGGTACTGCCCCACCCCGCCCAGGGGGCGGCCCTGTGCCCAGCGGCGCCCTTCCAGCTGCGGTAGCAGCGGCAGCTGCCACGGTGCTGCCCGGGGGCGAGGCGACAGCCGGCAGGGGGAGGAATCGCCTGCGGTGGGGTGCATGCTGGCCCCGGACCCCAGGGGGGGATCCCAGGGCAAgactgctgggggcgggggaggccgcgaggagcaggaggagggtggCGGCGCGTCCCCGGCTGCTCTGCCCCACACCTCGCCAGACGCCGTGGTCCGAGAATGGCTGGGCAACATCCCGGAGGAGCCCGTACTCTTGAAATACGAGATGGTGGACGAGGCCACAGATGTGGCCGGGGATGGCCCAGAAAGCCCCAAGGAGGACCCTGGGGACGGCCGTTCCCCAGAAGGCCCAGGGGACCTAGCTCAGGCCAGGCCACAGCCCCCTGAAGGGGACGCCGGCGAGAACCCAGAGCCAGACGGGGCCCTCCCAGGGACTGGCAGTGCCTGTCCCTCATCAGGAGAGGGCCCTTCCCAAGGGGCAGCTCTGGGCGGAGAGCCCAAGGCCTTTGCGGAGGCCAGAGTGGGCGGAGGGGTGGCCGTGGGCCGTGCGGTGCCTCTGCGGGTGCTTCCCGCCAGGGTGTCGGTCTCCACGCAGATCATGAAGGCGCTGATGGGCTCCAAGCACGGCCGGCCCAGCAGCCTGCCCGAAGTGTCCGGCCCGGCAGCTAGGAGGCTCAGCCGCTCGGCCGGGGCCCTCATCACCTGCCTGGCCCAGCTGCACTTCTTTGACGAAGATCTGGGGTCTCCTGCTGGCAAAGTGAGGTTTGCAGACTCCCCGCGGTACCAGGAGCTGCTCAGCCTCTCCCGGGCCCTGTGGCCAGGCTGTGACCTTGGCCACAGCCAGCCAGACTCCAGCCTCCAGGAGCTCCCGTGGAGCCAGGCTCTGCCGGGCCTCGGGTCCCACGCCGTGACTGAGGACCTCACACCAACGTCCTCCTCTGGCGTGGACCTCAGCAGTGGCTCAGGGGGCTCGGGGGAGGGCAGCGTGCCCTGTGCCTCGGACTGTGTCCGGGGCCTGGAGAGGGTGGAGCAGCCCCAGAAAGCCTCCTGCCAGAGGCCTGATTCCAGAGGCTCGGAGAACGCGGAGCATCTGGGAAACCCACGGCCGAGCTGCTGCCCGGCCTCCCCCGACGCGCAAGCCCCCAGCGAGGGCCGGGCAGAGGGAGACGGCGGAGAGCCGGGGCTGGGCGGCCCCCCGGGGCAGGCGGTTGGACACGCAACGCAGGAGGAAGGGGTGCAGTTGGAGGAGACCCGAGGAGGACTggaaggagaggctgggagagaggaagggctTCCGGAAGAGGGCAGGGTGGGCCGTCCGGGTGGGGATGacgaggggcaggaggaggagttggGAAGAGCCTCTGCCCTGGCAGCGAGGACAGAGGAACCCACAGGGCCCCCCGGTCAGCTCAGCAAGAGGGACCCACGTGCCCGTGAGGATGAAAGAGGCCTCCAATTTGAGCCTGGTTTGGAAGATCCACCTGGAGCAGCCGGGGTGGGCCACGGGCAagccccagcctcacccctgcgGGGGGCTGGCGAGAAGGGCACGCCCGTGGCCTGCGGCAGAGTGTCTCTGGATCCTGACCCCATCTGGGCGTCCGCGATGCTGAAGAAGATGGCGAAGGCCTTCATGGCCCACCTTGCCGGCGCCGTGGCCGAGCTCCGGGCCCGCTGGAGCCTGCAGGACCACCCCCTGCTGGACCAGATGGTGGCCGAGCTGCAGCAGGACGTGGGCCGGCGGCTCCAAGACGGCACCCAGAGAGAGCTCCGGCAGATGCAGAGCCGGGTGGGGCGCAGGGCCCCGGGGCCGCCCAGGGAGGCCCTCAGCGGGGAGCTGTCCTTGCAGACGGAGCGGCGCAGGCGCTGCCTCAGGGGCCTGCGCAACCTCTCGGCCTTCTCCGAGTGCACCCGAGGCCTGGCGTCCCTCTCCCTGGAGGACGGCCCAGCCCTTGGCACAGCCCTGGGGACccggctgggtggggtggctgaGCCGGAGGAGTTCTGTCCCTGTGAGGCCTGCATGAGGAAGAAAGTGAGCCCTGTGTCCCCGAAGGACACCGTGGGGACAACCAGGGCACCCATCAAAGAGGCCTTTGACCTGCAGCAAATCCTGCAGAAGAGGGGAGGCTGTTCCAGTGGGGACAAAGCCGAGGTGGCCCCTGAGAAGACACGGACAGAGCAGCTTCAGGAGGACCCCTCGAGCACCCGGCCCTCCCGGGGAGCTGATgatgggctggagctggggcctggggtgcagggggaggaggggcaggggagccagAGACGCCGCAGAGATGACAGTTGCCAGCcggagggggcggcgggggctgGCTgctgggaagaaagggaagatgtGGCGGCTCCGACGAGGGAAGGGAACAGCCCGGCCAGTGTGGGCAGCAACCCGGGGACAGCAGAGGGGGAGGAAGCCAGGGACCAGGGCTCCGGGGGTGAGGACGGTTTGGAGGGTGAAGCCTCCGCAAGAGGGGACCAAGATCCAGCAGGACAGAGTGAAGATGCTGAAGGTACAGGGGCCCAGGAAGCTGACGGGGAGGGACGGCCTGGGTCAGGAGGGGGGACTCAAGGTGTGAGAGAAGGGAGCCCTCTGGTTGGCCCCGAGCAGGGCCAGTCAGAGGATGCTTCTGAAAATGGCAGGCCCgcgtcaccccccaccccaggtgggGACAGCCCCCGCCAAAGCCCAGACCCCCAAACAGGCGCTTCCTCCTCCAGCCCACCCTGCCTGGGCAGCTGCTCTCAGATAGGCTCAGGAGACGGTGCCAGTGGAGACGCGAGAATCACTGAAGCTGAATCTGAGGAGGTCCCTCctgcagagagaaaagtcaccagGATGTATCCAGAAAGTTCTACGTCTGAGCAAGAAGGGGCCCCTTCCCGCCCACAGACTCCAGAGCAGGGGCCAGGCAAAGGTTCTGGCCTACGAGATGAGGAGGCCGCTACAAGCCGCCCCTCCACCGGGGTGGCGGGCAGGGCGGATGGCTTCGGCCAAGACGACTTAGATTTCTAG